From Planococcus halocryophilus, the proteins below share one genomic window:
- a CDS encoding GNAT family N-acetyltransferase yields MKGEQVHIRFFRLEDAEQKLRLEIENRDFFEEYSVTRYSDFYTLAMQRELIEIYTEQKEDDLSYSFGIFENSTDVLVGTISLVQVIRGPLQSAILGYALDKKHNGKGYMTEAIKLVVAYAFKKLALHRLEAGVMPDHIASIRVLEKAGFHQEGVAIKNVEINGKWQDHQILAIINPRDD; encoded by the coding sequence ATGAAGGGTGAACAAGTGCATATTCGTTTTTTTCGACTTGAAGATGCCGAACAAAAGTTAAGGCTAGAAATAGAGAACCGTGATTTTTTTGAAGAGTATTCAGTGACGCGTTATTCGGACTTTTATACGCTTGCTATGCAACGAGAATTAATTGAAATCTATACAGAGCAAAAAGAAGACGATCTATCGTATAGCTTTGGGATTTTTGAAAATAGCACTGACGTACTGGTAGGCACAATTAGTTTGGTACAAGTAATCAGAGGACCGTTACAAAGTGCGATTCTTGGATATGCCTTAGATAAAAAACATAACGGCAAAGGGTATATGACAGAAGCGATAAAGTTAGTTGTGGCGTACGCTTTTAAAAAGTTAGCGCTGCACCGACTTGAAGCAGGTGTCATGCCAGATCATATTGCTTCAATCCGAGTGTTAGAAAAAGCTGGCTTTCATCAAGAAGGAGTCGCTATAAAAAACGTTGAAATCAATGGGAAATGGCAAGATCATCAAATATTGGCTATTATCAATCCACGTGATGATTAA
- a CDS encoding GNAT family N-acetyltransferase, producing MTNQEGVLIRPYQDEDFPTINELNKQQGWNNLVEKKQETKQAWANSTVAVVAESDGQVIGCLRGLTDGFITLYVCELLVDQSHRKLGIGKKLMRHVHHQYPKTRIELLASSTSRSFYETQKYRPFYGFRKTIEE from the coding sequence GTGACTAACCAAGAAGGAGTATTGATCCGTCCTTACCAGGATGAGGATTTCCCAACAATTAACGAATTGAACAAACAACAAGGCTGGAACAATCTTGTTGAAAAAAAACAAGAGACAAAACAGGCTTGGGCCAACTCTACAGTAGCGGTAGTTGCCGAAAGTGATGGGCAAGTAATCGGGTGCTTAAGAGGCTTAACAGATGGATTTATTACTTTATATGTATGCGAATTATTGGTAGATCAATCACACCGGAAATTAGGAATAGGAAAAAAACTGATGCGTCACGTCCATCATCAATACCCGAAAACACGTATTGAGCTATTAGCTAGCAGTACGTCGCGTAGTTTTTACGAAACGCAAAAATACCGCCCTTTTTATGGCTTTCGTAAAACGATAGAAGAATAA
- a CDS encoding DUF4181 domain-containing protein produces the protein MDLDVMRMRESIPILVVDGVSGIEMAFRFILFIGGSIASIFLVDMLLRKILGVEKKKSVKDRHFNDLHKKWDNIVSTGSGIVVLILALIIIVSDSPVNIYWFLLAAVVPISPLLVRVGFEKKYAENPNEYLITLLRMVITIVIIGTLLNILSPGF, from the coding sequence ATGGATCTCGATGTGATGAGGATGAGAGAAAGCATTCCTATACTAGTTGTAGATGGAGTTTCAGGAATTGAGATGGCATTCCGTTTTATTCTTTTTATAGGTGGTAGCATAGCGAGTATTTTTTTAGTTGATATGTTGCTAAGAAAAATTTTAGGAGTCGAAAAAAAGAAATCTGTAAAAGATAGGCACTTCAACGATTTACACAAGAAATGGGACAACATCGTAAGTACAGGCTCAGGTATTGTAGTGTTAATTTTAGCGCTTATTATTATTGTGTCTGACTCCCCTGTAAATATTTACTGGTTCCTACTAGCTGCAGTCGTCCCGATTTCACCATTATTAGTTCGGGTAGGGTTCGAGAAGAAATATGCAGAAAATCCAAATGAATACTTAATCACGTTACTCAGAATGGTAATAACTATTGTGATAATCGGTACATTGCTTAATATTTTATCACCAGGATTTTAA